A genomic region of Trifolium pratense cultivar HEN17-A07 linkage group LG3, ARS_RC_1.1, whole genome shotgun sequence contains the following coding sequences:
- the LOC123914148 gene encoding pentatricopeptide repeat-containing protein At5g44230 codes for MFVGRIRALEWETVRIIESHCTTLNHAKQVHAHIYRHNLHQSSYVITNLLRFLTTIPHIPVHSYPHLLFSQVHSPNPFLYSALIRAYARNGPFLQSIRLYSSMLHRNIFPISFTFSALFSSLKNPTLGSQLHVHAFLFGFVSDLYVSNTIIDMYVKCGLLQSARMVFDEMPHRDAVSWTELIVAYARSGDMDSACELFDGLPFKDMVSWTSMVTGYAQNAMPKKALEFFRKMREGGVETDEITLVGVISACAQLGVSGHANWIREIAENSKFGPASNVLVGSALIDMYSKCGNVEEAYNVFKGMKKRNVFSYSSMIVGFAVHGRARAAIKLFYEMLEIGIKPNHVTFVGVFTACSHAGMVEQGQKLFGAMEECYGVAPTADHYACMADLLGRAGHLEKALQLVQTMPMKPNGGVWGALLGASHIHRNPDVAEIASRHLFELEPHNLGNYLLLSNTYALAGKWDDVSRVRKLMREKQLRKYPGCSWVEARNGIVHEFFAGDVKHPEINEIKKALDDLLQRLKAIGYQPKLNSVPYDIDDDGKRLLLMSHSEKLALAFGLLNTDADSTIKIMKNLRICEDCHIVMCGASKVTGRKIVVRDNMRFHHFLNGTCSCNNFW; via the coding sequence ATGTTCGTTGGTCGAATCCGTGCTTTGGAATGGGAAACAGTACGAATTATAGAATCTCATTGCACCACACTCAATCACGCAAAACAAGTTCACGCTCACATCTACCGCCACAATCTCCACCAATCTTCCTATGTCATCACCAACCTCCTCCGCTTCCTCACCACTATCCCCCACATCCCCGTTCACTCCTACCCTCACCTTCTCTTCTCACAGGTCCATTCCCCTAACCCATTTCTCTACTCTGCTCTAATTCGCGCTTACGCTCGTAATGGACCTTTCTTACAATCCATTCGTTTATACTCTTCCATGTTACACCGTAACATTTTTCCTATTTCATTCACTTTTTCAGCTCTTTTTTCATCACTAAAAAATCCCACTTTAGGTTCACAGCTTCATGTTCATGCGTTTTTGTTTGGGTTTGTTTCTGATTTATATGTTAGCAATACCATTATTGATATGTATGTGAAATGTGGGTTATTGCAATCTGCACGTatggtgtttgatgaaatgccgCACCGGGATGCAGTTTCTTGGACTGAGTTGATTGTTGCGTATGCGAGAAGTGGTGATATGGATTCTGCATGTGAGTTGTTTGATGGATTGCCGTTTAAGGATATGGTTTCTTGGACTTCTATGGTTACTGGGTATGCTCAGAATGCCATGCCGAAGAAAGCGTTGGAGTTTTTCCGGAAGATGCGAGAGGGTGGTGTAGAGACGGATGAGATTACATTGGTCGGTGTTATTTCTGCTTGTGCTCAATTGGGTGTTTCTGGGCATGCTAATTGGATAAGGGAGATTGCTGAGAATTCTAAATTTGGGCCTGCAAGTAATGTTCTTGTGGGGTCTGCATTGATAGACATGTACTCTAAATGTGGTAATGTGGAGGAGGCTTATAATGTGTTTAAAGGAATGAAGAAAAGGAATGTTTTTTCTTACAGTTCTATGATTGTTGGGTTTGCAGTACATGGCCGTGCTCGTGCCGCGATCAAATTGTTTTATGAGATGTTGGAGATTGGGATAAAACCAAATCATGTTACATTTGTAGGTGTGTTTACGGCATGTAGTCATGCTGGCATGGTAGAACAGGGTCAGAAGCTCTTCGGTGCCATGGAAGAATGTTATGGTGTTGCTCCCACTGCAGATCATTATGCTTGCATGGCTGATCTTCTGGGCCGAGCAGGACACTTGGAAAAAGCGCTCCAGCTTGTTCAAACAATGCCTATGAAACCCAATGGAGGTGTGTGGGGAGCACTACTTGGAGCGTCACACATTCATAGAAACCCTGATGTTGCTGAAATTGCTTCTCGCCATTTGTTTGAGCTTGAACCTCATAACCTGGGGAATTATTTATTGCTGTCCAATACATATGCATTGGCTGGAAAATGGGATGATGTGTCCAGGGTCAGGAAATTGATGAGAGAGAAGCAATTGAGAAAATATCCGGGGTGTAGCTGGGTCGAAGCGCGAAATGGTATTGTTCACGAGTTCTTTGCTGGTGATGTGAAACATCCAGAAATTAATGAGATAAAGAAAGCATTAGATGATCTTTTGCAGCGACTGAAGGCTATCGGATATCAACCAAAACTAAATTCTGTGCCATATGATATTGATGACGATGGAAAGAGGCTTTTGCTTATGTCTCATAGTGAAAAACTTGCTTTGGCTTTTGGACTGTTAAATACAGATGCTGATTCCACTATAAAGATTATGAAGAACCTTAGGATATGTGAGGATTGTCATATTGTAATGTGTGGTGCATCCAAAGTTACCGGAAGAAAAATTGTTGTGAGGGATAACATGAGATTCCACCACTTCCTTAATGGGACTTGCTCTTGTAATAATTTTTGGTGA
- the LOC123914149 gene encoding bZIP transcription factor 11-like, with translation MASPGGTYSSGTSSLQNSGSGSEDLQVNITDQKKRKRMQSNRESARRSRMKKQQHMEDLSNQIEQLKKENNQISTNVGVTTQMYLKVESENEILRVQMAELSNRLQSLNDIIHYIESSNNSLFQETDQLFNDCGFLDNWNTFPVNQPIMASNDMLMY, from the coding sequence ATGGCTTCTCCTGGTGGAACATATTCATCTGGAACAAGCTCTCTTCAAAACTCTGGATCTGGATCAGAGGATCTGCAGGTGAATATAACAGATCAAAAGAAGAGGAAGAGAATGCAATCGAATCGAGAATCAGCAAGAAGATCAAGGATGAAGAAACAGCAACATATGGAAGATCTTAGCAATCAAATTGAACAAttgaaaaaagagaataatCAAATAAGCACAAACGTAGGTGTAACTACTCAGATGTACCTGAAAGTTGAATCTGAGAATGAAATTCTTAGGGTTCAAATGGCTGAATTGAGTAACAGATTGCAATCTCTTAATGATATTATTCATTACATTGAATCAAGTAATAATTCATTGTTTCAAGAGACTGATCAATTGTTCAATGATTGTGGATTTTTGGACAATTGGAATACTTTTCCTGTTAATCAACCAATCATGGCCTCTAATGACATGTTGATGTATTGA
- the LOC123914571 gene encoding protein FAR1-RELATED SEQUENCE 5-like has translation MDLTSTSSGIGDIHSTEASGKVEDFYGQYAYKTGFSIRSMLKSKNNSKNKKSDKIHYLRYVCNKEGFKKGSLLNPNNKPRSDSPVVIEFEKVKERPEERIGCKTGIYLKLDEALNVYKIYRWEGTHCHQLHRKEHHRYLRSFREVNEVQGQLALINSKAGMSMRTSYEVMGQGVGGTENLPFRFSDLKNYLMTIRSKEMMRGEATVIQEFFRNEAMSKPSFYYDMQVDAAEDIASIFWADGIMQLNYSLFGDVISFDTTYRTNNQYRPLAATFDWLFTTFLTCMSNKKPQTIYTDQATALLKSVPNIFQGVFHGLCSWHMSENAKKNLGTRANSSFFDELTNLISNVEDESDFDYNWNRMMKNCFDERPISDWTWFVQTHRNRMHWSSAWVKSHFTAGLKTTQLSESFNAFLRGFLQPYHSLVQFFSHFNVMVQRMRDNHADLDFKAANTRTRKNYPNSQLMRSVVKKYTPASFAFIHRQYDLSFKYYYQEDTSKGSELNKLALLGMETNDSVKTDAVTEEKNDVKPEVEKKDHKTDAKKDDKTDEKKHEKKDEKNDEIKDVGRGADDKNDGNSTSEEEEFDANKMDDAVRTSCNVGLSPTQQTILQFPQYFDAGEGSNERRLQKQDNSKVSAVET, from the exons ATGGATTTAACGTCCACTTCATCTGGAATTGGTGATATTCATTCGACTGAAGCATCTGGAA AGGTTGAAGATTTCTATGGTCAGTATGCATATAAAACTGGATTTTCAATCAGGAGTATGTTGAAGTCGAAGAATAATTCAAAGAATAAGAAGTCAGATAAGATACATTACTTACGTTATGTTTGTAACAAAGAAGGTTTTAAGAAAGGAAGTTTGCTTAATCCGAACAACAAGCCAAGATCAGACAGTCCGGTTgttattgaatttgaaaaagtgaAAGAGAGACCGGAGGAAAGGATTGGTTGTAAAACTGGAATATATTTGAAGTTGGATGAAGCATTGAATGTTTATAAGATATATAGATGGGAAGGGACACACTGTCATCAACTACATAGAAAAGAGCATCACCGTTACCTCAGATCATTCCGAGAAGTAAATGAAGTTCAAGGACAACTtgctttaattaattctaaagCTGGAATGTCGATGAGGACGTCTTATGAAGTCATGGGTCAAGGAGTTGGAGGCACGGAGAATCTCCCATTTCGGTTTTCGGACTTAAAGAATTATTTGATGACAATTCGTTCAAAGGAGATGATGAGGGGTGAAGCAACTGTAATTCAAGAGTTTTTTAGGAATGAAGCTATGTCGAAACCATCTTTTTACTATGATATGCAAGTTGATGCTGCAGAAGACATAGCTAGCATTTTTTGGGCAGATGGAATTATGCAACTGAATTATTCTTTATTTGGCGATGTCATCAGTTTCGATACAACGTACCGAACAAACAATCAATATCGTCCATTAG CTGCTACTTTTGATTGGTTATTTACCACATTCTTGACGTGCATGTCTAATAAGAAACCACAGACGATATATACAGACCAGGCTACTGCGTTGTTGAAGTCAGTTCCGAATATTTTTCAAGGTGTTTTCCATGGTCTTTGTTCGTGGCACATGTCAGAGAATGCAAAGAAAAATCTCGGTACTCGTGCGAACAGTTCCTTTTTTGATGAGTTAACTAATTTGATTTCAAATGTAGAAGACGAATCAGATTTTGACTACAATTGGAATCGGAtgatgaaaaattgttttgatgAAAGGCCTATTTCAGACTGGACATGGTTTGTCCAGACTCATAGGAATCGTATGCACTGGTCTTCAGCTTGGGTCAAGTCACATTTTACAGCTGGTCTGAAGACGACTCAGTTAAGTGAGTCTTTCAATGCTTTTCTTCGTGGATTTTTGCAGCCATACCATTCACTTGTTCAATTCTTTAGTCATTTCAACGTTATGGTTCAGAGGATGAGGGATAATCATGCTGATTTGGACTTCAAGGCTGCTAACACTAGAACAAGAAAAAATTACCCCAACAGTCAACTGATGCGGTCCGTTGTAAAGAAGTACACACCAGCTTCTTTTGCATTTATCCACAGGCAATATGACCTTTCCTTCAAATACTATTATCAGGAGGACACATCAAAAGGGTCTGAGTTAAATAAGTTGGCATTGCTGGG GATGGAAACAAATGATTCAGTTAAGACCGATGCAGTGACGGAGGAGAAAAATGATGTGAAACCAGAAGTTGAGAAGAAGGATCACAAAACTGATGCGAAGAAGGATGATAAAACTGATGAGAAGAAGCATGAGAAGAAGGATGAGAAAAATGATGAGATAAAGGATGTGGGACGTGGAGCTGATGACAAAAATGATGGAAATTCAACTAGCGAAGAAGAAGAGTTTGATGCCAATAAGATGGATGACGCAGTGAGAACATCATGCAATGTGGGACTTTCACCCACACAACAAACAATCTTGCAGTTTCCACAATATTTTGATGCCGGTGAAGGTTCAAATGAAAG GAGGTTGCAGAAACAAGACAATAGCAAAGTTTCTGCAGTGGAGACATAG
- the LOC123914152 gene encoding protein FAR1-RELATED SEQUENCE 5-like — protein MLKSKNNSKNKKSDKIHYLRYVCNKEGFKKGSLLNPNNKPRSDSPVVIEFEKVKERPEERIGCKAGIYLKLDEALNVYKIYRWEGTHCHQLHRKEHHRYLRSFREVNQVQGQLALINSKAGMSMRTSYEVMGQGVGGTENLPFRFSDLKNYLMTIRSKEMMRGEATVIQEFFRNEAMSKPSFYYDMQVDAAEDIASIFWADGIMQLNYSLFGDVISFDTTYRTNNQYRPLG, from the coding sequence ATGTTGAAGTCGAAGAATAATTCAAAGAATAAGAAGTCGGATAAGATACATTACTTACGTTATGTTTGTAACAAAGAAGGTTTTAAGAAAGGAAGTTTGCTTAATCCGAACAACAAGCCAAGATCAGACAGTCCGGTTgttattgaatttgaaaaagtgaAAGAGAGACCGGAGGAAAGGATTGGTTGTAAAGCTGGAATATATCTGAAGTTGGATGAAGCATTGAATGTTTATAAGATATATAGATGGGAAGGGACACACTGTCATCAACTACATAGAAAAGAGCATCACCGTTATCTCAGATCATTCCGAGAAGTAAATCAAGTTCAAGGACAACTtgctttaattaattctaaagCTGGAATGTCGATGAGGACGTCTTATGAAGTCATGGGTCAAGGAGTTGGAGGCACGGAGAATCTCCCATTTCGGTTTTCGGACTTAAAGAATTATTTGATGACAATTCGTTCAAAGGAGATGATGAGGGGTGAAGCAACTGTAATTCAAGAGTTTTTTAGGAATGAAGCTATGTCGAAACCATCTTTTTACTATGATATGCAAGTTGATGCTGCAGAAGACATAGCTAGCATTTTTTGGGCAGATGGAATTATGCAACTGAATTATTCTTTATTTGGCGATGTCATCAGTTTCGATACAACGTACCGAACAAACAATCAATATCGTCCATTAGGTTAG
- the LOC123914151 gene encoding B3 domain-containing protein At3g19184-like — MVAAAAAASYEESRRKRMEENKKRMEALNLHQLSQSLHKSSSSAVSKPSPSKPRTRTIHKELVVVRRSSRVANLPTPIYKEVLIDLPRNRISRGGYNKYRDYSKRVYASDEAREEALEKAEKLQSDLDSDHPIFIKSMLQSHVTGGFWLGLPVHFCKEHLPKHDEEMTLIDEDGEESRTTYLAKKTGLSGGWRGFAIAHNLVDGDALIFELVKRTAFKVYIIRVNGPSEGKQLE, encoded by the exons ATGGTGGcggcagcagcagcagcatcaTACGAAGAGAGTCGCCGGAAAAGAAtggaagaaaacaaaaagagaaTGGAAGCTCTCAATCTTCATCAACTTTCTCAATCCCTTCACAAATCATCTTCCTCCGCCGTTTCAAAACCATCCCCTTCCAAACCTCGCACTCGCACCATCCACAAAGAGCTCGTTGTTGTCCGACGCTCCAGCCGTGTCGCCAACTTGCCTACTCCCATTTACAAAGAA GTTCTTATTGATCTACCTAGAAATCGAATTTCAag aGGAGGTTATAACAAGTACAGGGATTATTCGAAGAGAGTGTATGCTTCCGATGAAGCTAGAGAGGAAGCATTGGAAAAGGCGGAAAAGTTACAATCCGATTTAGATTCTGATCATCCAATTTTTATTAAGTCGATGCTTCAATCTCATGTCACTGGTGGATTCTGGCTG GGCCTTCCGGTTCATTTCTGCAAGGAACACCTTCCAAAACATGACGAAGAGATGACTTTGATCGATGAGGATGGGGAGGAGTCAAGAACTACATATTTGGCTAAAAAAACAGGACTTAGCGGTGGATGGAGAGGTTTTGCTATTGCTCATAACCTTGTTGACGGAGACGCTTTAATATTTGAATTAGTTAAACGCACTGCATTCAAG GTGTACATTATTAGAGTGAATGGTCCTTCGGAGGGTAAACAACTTGAGTGA
- the LOC123914150 gene encoding mitogen-activated protein kinase 7-like: MATSVKPPYKIKPKGKHYYTIWKTLFEIDMKYVPIKPIGRGSYGVVCSSINKDTNEKVAIKKISNIFDNCVDSVRTLRELMLLRHIRHENVIALKDIMMPVQRTSFKDVYLVYELMDTDLDQIIKSSHPLSNDHCKYFLFQLLRGLKYLHSANILHRDLKPGNLLVNSNCDLKICDFGLARTNGLDGEFMTEYVVTRWYRAPELLLCCDYYGTSIDMWSVGCIFAEILSRKPIFPGTDCLNQLKLIVSVIGTPPESDLEFIDSPKAKWFIKSLPYTRGIHFSQLFPQADTLAIDLLQKMLVFDPTERITALEALQHPYMTGLYDSRCNPPARVPIDLNINENWGEHMIREMMWNEMLHYHPEAASADA, from the exons ATGGCAACTTCAGTCAAACCCCCCTACAAAATTAAGCCAAAGGGAAAACATTATTATACAATATGGAAAACATTGTTTGAGATTGATATGAAGTATGTTCCAATCAAGCCTATTGGTAGAGGATCATATGGTGTGGTGTGTTCGTCCATCAATAAGGATACTAATGAGAAAGTTGCAATTAAGAAGATTAGcaatatatttgataattgtgTTGATTCAGTGAGAACTCTGAGGGAGTTGATGCTACTTCGACATATTCGACACGAGAATGTGATTGCTTTGAAAGATATTATGATGCCGGTACAAAGAACAAGTTTTAAGGATGTTTACTTGGTTTATGAACTCATGGACACAGATCTTGATCAGATTATCAAGTCATCTCACCCACTTTCCAATGATCATTGCAAATATTTCTTGTTTCAG CTACTCCGAGGTCTGAAATACCTCCACTCTGCAAACATTCTTCACCGAGACCTGAAGCCTGGTAATTTGCTTGTCAATAGCAATTGTGATTTGAAGATATGTGACTTCGGGTTGGCCCGAACCAATGGACTTGATGGCGAGTTTATGACAGAGTATGTTGTTACGCGCTGGTATCGTGCTCCTGAGCTTCTATTATGTTGTGACTATTACGGAACCTCCATTGATATGTGGTCAGTAGGATGCATTTTTGCTGAGATTCTTAGTAGAAAGCCAATCTTCCCCGGAACTGATTGCCTGAACCAATTGAAACTAATTGTAAGTGTTATTGGGACCCCACCTGAGTCTGATCTCGAGTTTATTGATAGTCCAAAAGCGAAATGGTTTATCAAATCACTTCCCTATACAAGGGGGATACATTTCTCCCAGCTATTCCCACAAGCAGATACATTAGCTATAGATTTGTTGCAAAAAATGCTTGTGTTTGATCCAACCGAAAGAATCACGGCCTTAGAAGCACTCCAACATCCATATATGACTGGTTTATATGATTCGAGGTGTAACCCTCCCGCTCGAGTCCCTATCGATCTTAACATAAATGAAAATTGGGGTGAACATATGATTAGAGAAATGATGTGGAATGAGATGCTACATTACCATCCTGAAGCTGCTTCTGCCGATGCATAG